A section of the Centroberyx gerrardi isolate f3 chromosome 8, fCenGer3.hap1.cur.20231027, whole genome shotgun sequence genome encodes:
- the LOC139912075 gene encoding transmembrane protein 248: MKSLVMGFWQPVTNLRDYVSQNPPGVTFFLCLLTLALSFICLSAYSHTHTLPNPDTAKDWNHLLSSLAQLQLCVKANVSSVELVSPVTSPLMEQETGGKPSVNSTKSPPPVTQLHLKVPLVVSPSSASHPLKGLSLHTSLVASQLGLAGNETVNVTLHLLSQPKGNNTYTCLTISAPTYLLPLSLLPPDCPANEKIISPIHVETSSESPTTSHTCYSLQSKHDPTLTVMLTREQQAVAERHLLEVSVCLLAVCLMLCFAASLTNSLARRYHGNGLDLHSEPLIES; the protein is encoded by the exons ATGAAGAGTTTGGTGATGGGTTTCTGGCAGCCAGTGACTAATCTTAGAGACTATGTATCCCAGAATCCTCCAGGGGTGACCTTTTTCCTGTGTTTGTTGACTCTGGCTCTGTCCTTCATCTGCCTCAGCGCTTACAGCCACACTCACACTCTGCCTAACCCTGATACGGCAAAG GACTGGAACCACCTCCTGTCATCCTTGGCACAGCTCCAGCTGTGTGTGAAAGCCAATGTCAGTTCAGTAGAGCTGGTCTCTCCCGTCACGTCCCCTCTGATGGAGCAGGAAACTGGTGGGAAGCCGTCCGTTAACTCTACAAAGAGCCCTCCTCCTGTCACCCAGCTGCATCTGAAGGTCCCACTGGTTGTGTCACCCAGCTCAGCCAGTCACCCTCTGAAAGGCCTGAGTCTGCACACCAGCTTGGTGGCCAGTCAGCTAGGTCTTGCAG GCAATGAGACTGTTAATGTGACTCTACATTTATTGTCCCAGCCAAAAGGAAATAACACCTACACCTGCCTCACCATCAGTGCCCCAACATACCTCCTACCCCTGAGCCT ACTTCCTCCAGATTGTCCAGCAAATGAGAAAATCATTTCACCTATCCACGTGGAAACAAGCAGCGAGTCTCCTACAACGTCACACACCTGCTACAGCCTACAGTCCAAACATGACCCCACACTCACTGTCATGTTAACACGG GAGCAGCAGGCTGTGGCTGAGCGACATCTGTTGgaagtcagtgtgtgtctgcttgccGTTTGTTTGATGCTCTGTTTCGCTGCAAGTCTGACAAACTCACTGGCACGCCGCTACCACGGCAACGGACTGGATCTGCACAGC GAACCTTTGATAGAGTCCTGA
- the plbd2 gene encoding putative phospholipase B-like 2, which translates to MAFRIRKASATVRNISLISLVLCFLCASVRAEIRTAVIDKKTGQLSVREGYQDEFVAWANFTDDIKTSGWYFLEVTTSIKYNDSMQAYAAGAVEAAVTSQLIYKHWMNTLMSYCGPYTFESGYCQRLKAYITTNLQWMWEQIEEQSNMTYWHQVHLALLQLKGLEDSYNDQLSFPKGPFSINPFGFLLFQMGGDLEDLESALNKSSQTRPLGSGSCSALIKLLPNNKELLVSHDTWNTYQSMLRIIKKYNFDFSMSPTDSDLLPGGTQAFSSYPGSIFSGDDFYILSSGLVTLETTIGNSNPALWKFVRPTGQVMEWLRNIAANRLAATGKQWAEIFSMYNSGTYNNQWMIVDYNRFTPGKTDIDEGLLTVLEQIPGLVIYTDKTRELLEKGYWASYNIPYYVEIFNASGCNELVEKFGPWFSLDQNPRAQIFRRNQTAVTDLDSMVRLMRYNNFKEDPLSRCDGCNPPGNGENTISARSDLNPANGTYPFGALRQRPHGGTDMKLTSYGMFSEFGMLAVNGPTWDQVPPFQWSTSPYKDLLHMGHPDTWTFKPIKVAWSP; encoded by the exons ATGGCGTTCAGGATTCGAAAGGCGTCTGCCACAGTGAGGAATATTTCACTAATTTCGCTCGTGTTGTGCTTTCTGTGTGCGTCGGTCCGAGCTGAAATACGAACTGCCGTGATTGATAAGAAAACCGGACAGCTGTCTGTCCGCGAGGGATATCAAGACGAGTTTGTTGCTTGGGCGAACTTTACCGATGACATCAAAACCTCAGG CTGGTATTTCTTGGAGGTCACGACCAGCATAAAGTACAATGACAGCATGCAGGCCTATGCAGCTGGGGCGGTGGAGGCTGCAGTCACATCCCAG CTCATCTATAAGCACTGGATGAACACTCTGATGAGTTACTGTGGGCCGTACACATTTGAGTCGGGCTACTGCCAGCGCCTGAAGGCTTACATCACAACCAATCTGCAGTGGATGTGGGAACAAATAGAGGAGCAGTCAAATATGACCTACTGGCACCAG GTGCATCTGGCGCTGCTGCAGCTGAAAGGTCTGGAGGACAGTTATAACGACCAGCTGTCATTTCCCAAAGGGCCGTTCTCCATCAACCCATTTGGCTTCCT ACTTTTCCAAATGGGTGGGGATCTTGAGGACTTGGAGTCGGCTCTGAACAAATCCAGCCAAACTCGGCCCCTGGGATCAGGCTCCTGTTCTGCTCTCATTAAGCTGTTACCGAACAATAAGGAACTGCTGGTGTCACATGACACCTGGAACACATACCAATCCATGCTGCGCATCATCAAGAAATACAACTTTGACTTCAGCATGTCTCCTACAG ACAGTGATCTGCTTCCTGGAGGAACCCAAGCCTTCTCCTCTTACCCTGGATCCATCTTCTCTGGAGATGACTTCTATATCCTAAGTAGTGGACTG GTTACCTTGGAAACCACCATTGGCAACAGCAATCCCGCTCTCTGGAAGTTTGTTCGACCCACAGGACAAGTCATGGAGTGGCTGAGGAACATTGCGGCCAATCGACTGGCTGCAACCGGCAAGCAGTGGGCAGAGATCTTCAGCATGTACAACAGTGGAAC gtaTAACAATCAGTGGATGATTGTGGACTATAACCGCTTCACTCCAGGGAAGACTGATATCGATGAGGGGCTCCTCACTGTGCTGGAACAGATTCC GGGACTAGTTATTTACACTGATAAAACTCGTGAATTGCTGGAGAAAGGCTATTGGGCGAGTTACAACATCCC GTACTATGTGGAGATCTTCAATGCCAGTGGCTGCAATGAGCTGGTTGAGAAGTTCGGCCCGTGGTTCTCTCTGGACCAGAATCCAAGGGCTCAGATCTTCAGACGAAACCAGACAGCAGTTACAGACTTGGATTCAATGGTCCGCCTCATGAG GTACAATAACTTTAAGGAAGACCCATTGTCGCGATGTGATGGCTGTAATCCGCCTGGTAATGGGGAGAACACCATCTCAGCCCGGTCAGACCTGAACCCAGCTAACGGCACGTACCCCTTTGGTGCCCTAAGGCAGAGACCCCACGGAGGGACAGACATGAAG CTGACCTCCTATGGGATGTTCAGTGAGTTCGGTATGCTGGCAGTGAACGGGCCAACCTGGGACCAGGTGCCGCCCTTCCAGTGGAGCACCTCCCCTTACAAAGACCTGCTGCACATGGGTCACCCTGATACTTGGACATTCAAGCCTATAAAAGTCGCTTGGTCTCCTTAa
- the rbm19 gene encoding putative RNA-binding protein 19 isoform X1 — protein MSRLIVKNLPNGMKEERFRTMFAAFGTLTDCTLKFTKDGKFRKFGFVGFKAEEDADKALKHFNKSFVDTSRVTVEMCKAFGDPTKSKAWSKHTQSSGPGASAPDDKDSKKKKKEKEKKETSSVLGNLEEDQGFKEFMSVHQNRSQAPTWANDSVQQSAVPDTGKAKTQVKKKAASDDYLNFDSEQSEDDEEEDGDGEDEGATKEALKSGLSDMEYLRSKVAQTGDTMGESGEEDHGDEDGDDKDDDCVPVHQADSAYESGDRDNVPKTKTSISSVDKKQGKGAKQETEPTTEFTIKLRGAPFSVKEQQVREFMTPLKPAAIRIGKNESGNRTGYIYVDLHSDEEVEKALKKNKDYMGGRYIEVFRVDSWRGKDQRDKRDKEIDRNFTRKLKEDEEEEDVAESGRLFIRNLPYTCTEEEIKDLFTKHGPLSEVLFPIDNLTKKTKGFAFVTYMIPENAVTALAQLDGHIFQGRMLHLLPSTVKKEKTESSDSGGPGSSTYKRQKDAKNKASSASSHNWNTLFLGTSAVADAIAEKYNTTKSQVLDHESKGSVAVRMALGETQIVQETRQFLQDNSVCLDSFSQAAAARSTTVILVKNLPAGVTASELEELFSPHGSLGRVLLPPSGLTAIIEFLEPTEAKRAFTRLAYSKFHHIPLYLEWAPVGVFMAAKPEPVSEKEAAVEEEDEEEEEEEESAPGSTLFVKNLNFCTTEEKLHETFSKCGKVKTCTISKKKDKTGKLLSMGYGFVQYQTAEAAQKAMRQLQHCNVDDHQLELKVSEKATRSAEVSHKKKQVEKKQTGSKILVRNVPFQATVKEIRELFCTFGELKTVRLPKKAAGSGNHRGFGFIDFLTKQDAKKAFAALCHSTHLYGRRLVLEWADAEETVETLRRKTAEHFHVAPKKRRQAEVLEGIMENMETGGTQED, from the exons atgaaggaggagaggttCCGGACTATGTTTGCTGCCTTTGGGACCCTGACAGACTGCACTCTGAAGTTTACAAAGGACGGCAAGTTTCGTAAGTTTGGTTTTGTGGGTTTCAAAGCCGAAGAAGATGCGGACAAAGCGCTGAAACATTTTAACAAGAGCTTCGTGGACACTTCCAGAGTGACG GTGGAGATGTGTAAGGCGTTTGGGGACCCGACTAAATCAAAGGCCTGGAGCAAACACACCCAGAGCTCAGGCCCAGGAGCCTCTGCTCCAGATGACAAGGACAGCAAGAAG aaaaagaaagagaaagagaaaaaggaaaccTCCAGTGTGCTGGGCAAT ctggaggaggaccaGGGTTTCAAGGAGTTTATGTCAGTACATCAGAATCGCAGTCAGGCACCAACCTGGGCCAATGACTCTGTGCAACAATCAGCTGTCCCCGACACTGGAAAGGCAAAGACCCAGGTCAAGAAGAAAGCGGCCTCTGACGATTACCTCAACTTTGACTCAGAGCAGTCAGAAGATGACGAGGAGGAAGATGGTGATGGTGAAGATGAAG GTGCCACTAAAGAAGCTCTGAAATCCGGCCTGTCGGATATGGAGTACCTGCGATCAAAAGTGGCGCAGACGGGGGACACCATGGgggagagcggagaggaggatCATGGTGATGAAGATGGTGATGATAAAGACGATGATTGTGTCCCGGTGCATCAGGCAGACAGCGCCTATGAGAGTGGCGACAGAGACAACGTCCCAAAGACCAAAACTTCAATCTCCTCAGTGGATAAGAAGCAGGGCAAAGGTGCCAAGCAGGAG ACTGAGCCCACTACAGAATTCACAATCAAACTGCGAGGAGCCCCTTTCAGTGTTAAAGAG CAACAGGTACGAGAGTTCATGACCCCTCTGAAGCCTGCAGCCATCAGAATTGGGAAGAACGAAAGTGGCAATAGAACAG gTTATATATATGTGGACTTACACTCTGACGAAGAGGTGGAAAAGGCCCTAAAGAAGAACAAAGACTACATGG GTGGGCGTTACATTGAGGTATTCCGTGTGGACAGCTGGAGAGGAAAGGATCAGAGAGACAAACGGGACAAAGAAATTGACAGAAACTTCACCAGGAAGctgaaggaggatgaggaggaggaagatgtcgCGGAGTCAGGACGACTCTTCATCAGGAACCTTCCCTACACTTGCACCGAGGAAGAGATCAAAGACCTATTTACTAAACATG GTCCCTTATCTGAGGTGCTGTTCCCCATTGACAACCTAACCAAGAAGACTAAAGGATTTGCTTTTGTAACCTACATGATTCCAGAGAATGCTGTAACAGCTCTGGCTCAGTTAGACGGACACATATTTCAG GGCAGGATgcttcacctccttccctccacggTGAAGAAGGAAAAGACTGAATCCTCAGACTCTGGTGGTCCCGGCTCCTCGACTTACAAACGGCAAAAAGATGCTAAAAATAAAGCTTCAAGTGCCAg CTCCCACAACTGGAACACCTTGTTTCTGGGCACAAGTGCAGTGGCAGATGCCATCGCTGAGAAGTACAACACCACCAAAAGTCAAGTTCTGGACCAT GAGTCGAAGGGTAGTGTTGCAGTGAGGATGGCTCTGGGAGAGACCCAGATCGTCCAGGAGACTCGCCAGTTCCTACAGgacaacagtgtgtgtctggacTCCTTCAGTCAG GCAGCAGCAGCGAGGAGTACAACTGTGATCCTGGTGAAGAACCTCCCGGCGGGGGTGACGGCGtcggagctggaggagctgttCTCACCCCACGGCTCTTTGGGCCGGGTGCTGCTGCCGCCCTCAGGACTCACTGCCATCATAGAGTTCCTGGAGCCGACTGAAGCTAAACGTGCCTTCACTAGGCTGGCCTACAGCAAG TTCCATCACATCCCGCTGTATTTGGAGTGGGCGCCTGTTGGGGTGTTTATGGCAGCCAAACCTGAACCAG TATCAGAAAAAGAGGCGGCAGTGGAagaagaggacgaggaagaagaggaggaagaggagtctgCTCCGGGTTCCACACTTTTTGTTAAGAATCTTAATTTCTGCACAACAGAGGAGAAACTACATGAG ACATTCTCCAAATGTGGCAAAGTCAAGACCTGCACCATCTCCAAGAAGAAAGATAAAACAG GCAAGCTGTTGTCCATGGGTTACGGTTTTGTCCAGTATCAGACGGCAGAAGCAGCACAGAAGGCCATGAGGCAGCTGCAG cactgTAATGTGGACGACCACCAGTTAGAGCTGAAGGTTTCGGAGAAGGCCACAAG GTCTGCTGAGGTGTCGCACAAGAAGAAGCAGGTTGAGAAGAAGCAGACGGGATCCAAGATCCTTGTGCGCAACGTTCCCTTCCAAGCCACTGTCAAGGAAATTCGAGAACTCTTCTG CACATTCGGAGAGCTGAAGACAGTCCGTCTTCCAAAGAAAGCAGCCGGGTCAGGGAATCATAGGGGGTTTGGCTTTATTGACTTCCTCACCAAACAGGATGCCAAG AAAGCATTTGCTGCACTGTGCCACAGCACCCATCTGTACGGGAGACGCCTCGTGCTGGAGTGGGCCGATGCTGAGGAAACAGTGGAGACGCTGCGACGGAAAACCGCCGAGCACTTTCACG TGGCCCCCAAGAAACGACGACAGGCAGAGGTTTTGGAGGGAATTATGGAGAATATGGAAACTGGAGGCACCCAGGAGGACTGA
- the rbm19 gene encoding putative RNA-binding protein 19 isoform X2, producing the protein MSRLIVKNLPNGMKEERFRTMFAAFGTLTDCTLKFTKDGKFRKFGFVGFKAEEDADKALKHFNKSFVDTSRVTVEMCKAFGDPTKSKAWSKHTQSSGPGASAPDDKDSKKKKKEKEKKETSSVLGNLEEDQGFKEFMSVHQNRSQAPTWANDSVQQSAVPDTGKAKTQVKKKAASDDYLNFDSEQSEDDEEEDGDGEDEEALKSGLSDMEYLRSKVAQTGDTMGESGEEDHGDEDGDDKDDDCVPVHQADSAYESGDRDNVPKTKTSISSVDKKQGKGAKQETEPTTEFTIKLRGAPFSVKEQQVREFMTPLKPAAIRIGKNESGNRTGYIYVDLHSDEEVEKALKKNKDYMGGRYIEVFRVDSWRGKDQRDKRDKEIDRNFTRKLKEDEEEEDVAESGRLFIRNLPYTCTEEEIKDLFTKHGPLSEVLFPIDNLTKKTKGFAFVTYMIPENAVTALAQLDGHIFQGRMLHLLPSTVKKEKTESSDSGGPGSSTYKRQKDAKNKASSASSHNWNTLFLGTSAVADAIAEKYNTTKSQVLDHESKGSVAVRMALGETQIVQETRQFLQDNSVCLDSFSQAAAARSTTVILVKNLPAGVTASELEELFSPHGSLGRVLLPPSGLTAIIEFLEPTEAKRAFTRLAYSKFHHIPLYLEWAPVGVFMAAKPEPVSEKEAAVEEEDEEEEEEEESAPGSTLFVKNLNFCTTEEKLHETFSKCGKVKTCTISKKKDKTGKLLSMGYGFVQYQTAEAAQKAMRQLQHCNVDDHQLELKVSEKATRSAEVSHKKKQVEKKQTGSKILVRNVPFQATVKEIRELFCTFGELKTVRLPKKAAGSGNHRGFGFIDFLTKQDAKKAFAALCHSTHLYGRRLVLEWADAEETVETLRRKTAEHFHVAPKKRRQAEVLEGIMENMETGGTQED; encoded by the exons atgaaggaggagaggttCCGGACTATGTTTGCTGCCTTTGGGACCCTGACAGACTGCACTCTGAAGTTTACAAAGGACGGCAAGTTTCGTAAGTTTGGTTTTGTGGGTTTCAAAGCCGAAGAAGATGCGGACAAAGCGCTGAAACATTTTAACAAGAGCTTCGTGGACACTTCCAGAGTGACG GTGGAGATGTGTAAGGCGTTTGGGGACCCGACTAAATCAAAGGCCTGGAGCAAACACACCCAGAGCTCAGGCCCAGGAGCCTCTGCTCCAGATGACAAGGACAGCAAGAAG aaaaagaaagagaaagagaaaaaggaaaccTCCAGTGTGCTGGGCAAT ctggaggaggaccaGGGTTTCAAGGAGTTTATGTCAGTACATCAGAATCGCAGTCAGGCACCAACCTGGGCCAATGACTCTGTGCAACAATCAGCTGTCCCCGACACTGGAAAGGCAAAGACCCAGGTCAAGAAGAAAGCGGCCTCTGACGATTACCTCAACTTTGACTCAGAGCAGTCAGAAGATGACGAGGAGGAAGATGGTGATGGTGAAGATGAAG AAGCTCTGAAATCCGGCCTGTCGGATATGGAGTACCTGCGATCAAAAGTGGCGCAGACGGGGGACACCATGGgggagagcggagaggaggatCATGGTGATGAAGATGGTGATGATAAAGACGATGATTGTGTCCCGGTGCATCAGGCAGACAGCGCCTATGAGAGTGGCGACAGAGACAACGTCCCAAAGACCAAAACTTCAATCTCCTCAGTGGATAAGAAGCAGGGCAAAGGTGCCAAGCAGGAG ACTGAGCCCACTACAGAATTCACAATCAAACTGCGAGGAGCCCCTTTCAGTGTTAAAGAG CAACAGGTACGAGAGTTCATGACCCCTCTGAAGCCTGCAGCCATCAGAATTGGGAAGAACGAAAGTGGCAATAGAACAG gTTATATATATGTGGACTTACACTCTGACGAAGAGGTGGAAAAGGCCCTAAAGAAGAACAAAGACTACATGG GTGGGCGTTACATTGAGGTATTCCGTGTGGACAGCTGGAGAGGAAAGGATCAGAGAGACAAACGGGACAAAGAAATTGACAGAAACTTCACCAGGAAGctgaaggaggatgaggaggaggaagatgtcgCGGAGTCAGGACGACTCTTCATCAGGAACCTTCCCTACACTTGCACCGAGGAAGAGATCAAAGACCTATTTACTAAACATG GTCCCTTATCTGAGGTGCTGTTCCCCATTGACAACCTAACCAAGAAGACTAAAGGATTTGCTTTTGTAACCTACATGATTCCAGAGAATGCTGTAACAGCTCTGGCTCAGTTAGACGGACACATATTTCAG GGCAGGATgcttcacctccttccctccacggTGAAGAAGGAAAAGACTGAATCCTCAGACTCTGGTGGTCCCGGCTCCTCGACTTACAAACGGCAAAAAGATGCTAAAAATAAAGCTTCAAGTGCCAg CTCCCACAACTGGAACACCTTGTTTCTGGGCACAAGTGCAGTGGCAGATGCCATCGCTGAGAAGTACAACACCACCAAAAGTCAAGTTCTGGACCAT GAGTCGAAGGGTAGTGTTGCAGTGAGGATGGCTCTGGGAGAGACCCAGATCGTCCAGGAGACTCGCCAGTTCCTACAGgacaacagtgtgtgtctggacTCCTTCAGTCAG GCAGCAGCAGCGAGGAGTACAACTGTGATCCTGGTGAAGAACCTCCCGGCGGGGGTGACGGCGtcggagctggaggagctgttCTCACCCCACGGCTCTTTGGGCCGGGTGCTGCTGCCGCCCTCAGGACTCACTGCCATCATAGAGTTCCTGGAGCCGACTGAAGCTAAACGTGCCTTCACTAGGCTGGCCTACAGCAAG TTCCATCACATCCCGCTGTATTTGGAGTGGGCGCCTGTTGGGGTGTTTATGGCAGCCAAACCTGAACCAG TATCAGAAAAAGAGGCGGCAGTGGAagaagaggacgaggaagaagaggaggaagaggagtctgCTCCGGGTTCCACACTTTTTGTTAAGAATCTTAATTTCTGCACAACAGAGGAGAAACTACATGAG ACATTCTCCAAATGTGGCAAAGTCAAGACCTGCACCATCTCCAAGAAGAAAGATAAAACAG GCAAGCTGTTGTCCATGGGTTACGGTTTTGTCCAGTATCAGACGGCAGAAGCAGCACAGAAGGCCATGAGGCAGCTGCAG cactgTAATGTGGACGACCACCAGTTAGAGCTGAAGGTTTCGGAGAAGGCCACAAG GTCTGCTGAGGTGTCGCACAAGAAGAAGCAGGTTGAGAAGAAGCAGACGGGATCCAAGATCCTTGTGCGCAACGTTCCCTTCCAAGCCACTGTCAAGGAAATTCGAGAACTCTTCTG CACATTCGGAGAGCTGAAGACAGTCCGTCTTCCAAAGAAAGCAGCCGGGTCAGGGAATCATAGGGGGTTTGGCTTTATTGACTTCCTCACCAAACAGGATGCCAAG AAAGCATTTGCTGCACTGTGCCACAGCACCCATCTGTACGGGAGACGCCTCGTGCTGGAGTGGGCCGATGCTGAGGAAACAGTGGAGACGCTGCGACGGAAAACCGCCGAGCACTTTCACG TGGCCCCCAAGAAACGACGACAGGCAGAGGTTTTGGAGGGAATTATGGAGAATATGGAAACTGGAGGCACCCAGGAGGACTGA